The Arthrobacter zhaoxinii sequence CGAGGGTCAGTGCGGACCGGATCAGGGACACCAGCATCGACCGGACTTCGTCGCTGCCCAGCACTACCGCCAGCAGCCCGGCAAAGGCCACGGCGGCCAGGGTGGCAATGGCATATTCCGCCGTCGCCATCCCCGCTTCCCGGTCCGACCAGGCCGGACCCGCAGGTGCCGGACGGGACGCGGTGTCGCGCAGTTCCGTACCCGAGGCCCCGCGGCTGGAAGAGCCGCAAAGCGGCTTCACCAGGGTCAGGCGCCGGGTCACGGGAACGGCCCGCCCGGACA is a genomic window containing:
- a CDS encoding DUF4244 domain-containing protein, which encodes MALIPASFGRLSPVSKHLLPGAVQPTGAAEPAAGRSADGALCPDPWTDGSHGVHSLSGRAVPVTRRLTLVKPLCGSSSRGASGTELRDTASRPAPAGPAWSDREAGMATAEYAIATLAAVAFAGLLAVVLGSDEVRSMLVSLIRSALTLG